The Geotoga petraea genome has a segment encoding these proteins:
- a CDS encoding response regulator, translating to MIKVMLVDDQDLIREGIKMILSLCEEIEVVDEAANGKEAFEKVKKNKDIDVILMDIKMPEMNGVEATKKIKELENSPKVVILTTFKDDEYLFEALKNGADGYILKDVKSDEIVEAIKTVYSGNMLLRSEMAEKILKFINGINKEEKKKEVSISGPYESLTQREVEIAVLISEGKSNKEISETLYITEGTVKNHLTRILAKLQLRDRTQLALYVNKHTN from the coding sequence ATGATAAAAGTTATGTTGGTGGATGATCAAGATCTCATTAGAGAAGGAATAAAAATGATCTTGAGTTTGTGTGAAGAAATAGAAGTTGTGGATGAAGCCGCTAATGGCAAAGAAGCTTTTGAAAAAGTGAAAAAGAATAAAGATATTGACGTGATACTGATGGATATAAAAATGCCAGAAATGAACGGGGTTGAAGCTACAAAAAAAATAAAAGAATTGGAAAATTCTCCAAAAGTTGTGATATTGACAACCTTCAAAGATGATGAATATCTTTTTGAAGCTCTTAAAAATGGTGCAGATGGTTATATTTTAAAGGATGTTAAATCAGATGAAATAGTAGAAGCAATAAAAACAGTATATTCTGGAAACATGTTATTACGTTCAGAAATGGCAGAAAAAATTCTTAAATTCATAAACGGAATAAACAAAGAAGAAAAGAAAAAAGAAGTTTCAATATCTGGGCCATACGAATCATTAACACAAAGAGAAGTTGAAATAGCCGTTTTAATATCAGAGGGAAAATCAAACAAAGAAATAAGCGAAACTTTGTATATAACAGAAGGCACAGTAAAAAATCATTTAACAAGAATATTAGCTAAATTACAACTTAGAGACAGAACACAATTGGCTTTGTATGTTAACAAGCACACTAATTAA